One window from the genome of Streptomyces sp. NBC_00708 encodes:
- a CDS encoding GntR family transcriptional regulator: MASKTEQAFVILKERIMNGTYGPGHRLVIDQLVREHGISSVPWRESLRRLEAEGWVEIVPNVGALVATFDTDAWQRGLHIVARLGGYATALSAPHLTEADLTTAHTLDRQMKEALAAFDPARFGRLNRQFHQLLACRCPDRRLVDMVDNEWARLEIVRRSAFWYAPGRAEAAIAEHEGILELIESGASAEAIEAAAKQHEINTIEAVTQYEAGLADQPI; encoded by the coding sequence ATGGCGAGCAAGACCGAGCAGGCATTCGTGATCCTCAAGGAACGGATCATGAACGGCACCTATGGCCCCGGACACCGTTTGGTCATCGACCAGTTGGTGCGTGAGCACGGCATCAGCTCGGTGCCGTGGCGCGAGTCGCTGCGACGGCTCGAGGCCGAGGGCTGGGTGGAGATCGTGCCCAACGTCGGCGCGCTGGTGGCGACGTTCGACACCGACGCGTGGCAGCGGGGCCTGCACATCGTGGCTCGCCTCGGCGGCTATGCGACGGCTCTGTCCGCGCCCCATCTGACCGAGGCCGACCTGACGACGGCCCATACGCTGGACCGGCAGATGAAGGAGGCGCTGGCCGCCTTCGATCCGGCTCGCTTCGGCCGGCTCAACCGGCAGTTCCACCAGTTGCTCGCCTGCCGCTGCCCCGACCGCCGTCTCGTCGACATGGTCGACAACGAGTGGGCCAGGCTCGAGATCGTCCGCAGGTCGGCCTTCTGGTACGCTCCCGGCCGCGCCGAGGCCGCCATCGCCGAGCATGAAGGCATTCTCGAGCTGATCGAGTCCGGGGCGTCGGCGGAGGCCATCGAGGCGGCCGCGAAGCAGCACGAGATCAACACCATCGAGGCGGTCACGCAGTACGAGGCCGGCCTGGCCGACCAGCCGATCTGA
- a CDS encoding zinc-dependent alcohol dehydrogenase family protein, translating into MRGAVIHAPRDIRFETVDDAKILKPTDAVIRTAVTCVCGSDLWPYRGAEPTEQPHPMGHEYVGFVEEVGSEVTAVRPGQFVVGSFATSDNVCANCRNGFQSSCLNREFMSTCQAEYVRIPNAQGTLVATDEVPDGELWPGLLAVSDVMGTGWWAADAAEVKPGSTAVVVGDGAVGLCAVIAAKEMGAERIIAMSRHESRQKLAREFGATDIVTERGEEGVARVKELTGGIGADSVLECVGTAQAMGQALRSARPGGNVGFVGVPHEVALDGQELFFSHVGLRGGPAPVRRYLPDLIDRVLAGRIDPGKVFDLALPLEHVAEGYKAMDERRAIKTLLKP; encoded by the coding sequence ATGCGCGGAGCAGTGATCCACGCCCCCCGCGACATCCGCTTCGAGACCGTGGACGACGCGAAGATCCTCAAGCCGACCGATGCCGTCATCCGGACGGCCGTGACCTGTGTGTGCGGCTCGGACCTGTGGCCCTACCGCGGCGCGGAGCCGACCGAACAGCCCCACCCGATGGGCCACGAGTACGTGGGCTTCGTGGAGGAGGTCGGCTCCGAGGTCACCGCGGTCAGGCCCGGCCAGTTCGTCGTCGGCTCGTTCGCGACCTCGGACAACGTCTGTGCGAACTGCCGCAACGGCTTCCAGTCGAGTTGCCTGAACCGCGAGTTCATGTCGACCTGCCAGGCCGAGTACGTGCGTATCCCCAACGCGCAGGGCACCCTCGTTGCCACCGACGAGGTCCCCGACGGGGAACTGTGGCCCGGACTGCTCGCCGTCTCCGACGTCATGGGCACCGGCTGGTGGGCAGCGGACGCCGCCGAGGTGAAGCCGGGCTCGACCGCGGTGGTCGTCGGCGACGGCGCGGTCGGTCTGTGCGCGGTGATCGCGGCGAAGGAGATGGGTGCGGAGCGGATCATCGCCATGTCCCGGCACGAGTCCCGGCAGAAGCTGGCCCGGGAGTTCGGCGCGACCGACATCGTCACCGAGCGCGGCGAGGAGGGCGTGGCCCGGGTCAAGGAACTGACCGGCGGGATCGGTGCCGACAGCGTCCTGGAGTGCGTGGGCACCGCGCAGGCCATGGGCCAGGCCCTGCGCTCCGCCCGGCCCGGCGGGAACGTCGGCTTCGTCGGCGTCCCGCACGAGGTCGCACTCGACGGGCAGGAGCTGTTCTTCTCCCACGTCGGCCTGCGCGGCGGCCCCGCCCCCGTACGCCGCTACCTGCCCGACCTCATCGACCGCGTCCTCGCGGGCCGGATCGACCCGGGCAAGGTCTTCGACCTCGCCCTTCCCCTGGAGCACGTCGCCGAGGGCTACAAGGCGATGGACGAGCGCCGCGCCATCAAGACCCTCCTCAAGCCCTGA
- a CDS encoding HpcH/HpaI aldolase/citrate lyase family protein has product MQLPVNLPSTFREALAASGRPLIGMWVCSGSPLVAEICAGSGLDWLLIDMEHSPNHLTSVLAQLQAVSAHPVSPVVRAPGLLPVMIKQILDLGAQNILVPMIDTAEQAEAAVRAVRYPPRGDRGIGSALARSARWGRVDDYLADADEHVSLFVQIESATGVRNAAGIAAVDGVDGVFVGPSDLAASMGLIGGQTHPDVVAAALRVFETVRRAGKPVGINAFDPAQASAYLEAGAAFVLVGADVALLARGSEALSERFIPGPGMSRPAE; this is encoded by the coding sequence GTGCAGCTTCCGGTGAACCTCCCGTCGACCTTCCGGGAGGCGCTCGCCGCCTCCGGCCGACCCCTGATCGGCATGTGGGTGTGCAGCGGGAGCCCGCTCGTCGCGGAGATCTGCGCGGGCAGCGGACTGGACTGGCTGCTGATCGACATGGAGCACAGCCCCAACCACCTCACGTCGGTGCTCGCGCAGCTCCAGGCGGTCTCCGCCCACCCGGTCAGCCCGGTGGTCCGCGCGCCGGGCCTGCTGCCGGTCATGATCAAGCAGATCCTCGACCTGGGCGCCCAGAACATCCTCGTGCCGATGATCGACACCGCGGAACAGGCCGAGGCAGCCGTGCGGGCCGTACGGTACCCGCCGCGCGGCGACCGGGGTATCGGATCGGCCCTCGCGAGGTCCGCCCGCTGGGGCCGGGTCGACGACTATCTGGCCGACGCCGACGAGCACGTCTCGCTCTTCGTCCAGATCGAGTCGGCCACCGGAGTCCGGAACGCGGCCGGGATCGCCGCGGTCGACGGTGTCGACGGCGTCTTCGTCGGCCCTTCGGACCTCGCCGCGTCGATGGGCCTGATAGGCGGCCAGACCCACCCCGACGTGGTGGCCGCCGCCCTACGGGTCTTCGAGACCGTCCGCAGAGCCGGCAAGCCCGTCGGCATCAACGCCTTCGATCCCGCCCAGGCGTCGGCCTACCTCGAGGCCGGAGCGGCGTTCGTCCTCGTAGGCGCCGACGTCGCCCTGCTCGCCCGAGGCTCCGAAGCCCTGTCCGAGCGCTTCATCCCCGGACCCGGCATGAGCCGGCCCGCCGAGTGA
- a CDS encoding cupin domain-containing protein, with protein sequence MTDNGFEQIFPLGDTNDAYAENFIGQSYLAPLTGGSVPVSNVSFEPGCRNNWHIHHGTGGGGDQILLCTAGSGWYQAEDRDPVSMTPGTVIRVPAGTKHWHGAKADSWFSHLAFITPGEDVSNEWLEPVTDEVYGRLPKSGENA encoded by the coding sequence ATGACCGACAACGGATTCGAGCAGATCTTCCCGCTCGGCGACACGAACGACGCCTATGCCGAGAACTTCATCGGACAGAGCTATCTGGCTCCACTGACCGGGGGGAGTGTCCCGGTCAGCAACGTGTCCTTCGAGCCGGGCTGCCGCAACAACTGGCACATCCACCACGGCACCGGTGGCGGCGGGGACCAGATCCTGCTGTGCACGGCCGGCAGCGGCTGGTACCAGGCCGAAGACCGGGACCCGGTCAGCATGACCCCCGGCACCGTAATCCGTGTCCCGGCGGGCACGAAGCACTGGCACGGTGCGAAGGCCGACTCGTGGTTCTCCCACCTCGCCTTCATCACGCCGGGCGAGGACGTCAGCAACGAATGGCTGGAGCCGGTCACCGACGAGGTGTACGGCCGGCTGCCCAAGAGCGGAGAGAACGCATGA
- a CDS encoding 2-oxo-hepta-3-ene-1,7-dioate hydratase, protein MLPEQTRAGLAAELERAHTDRAVLPRITARYPEATVEDSYAIQRLWRDRRIAAGRRLVGRKIGLTSKAMQAATGISEPDYGVMFDDTVWENGAIVPFDIFSNVRIEVELAFLLKAPLEGPHCTVFDVLRATEYVVPALEILNSHLELEGRTVVDTIADNAAYGGLVLGGTPVAPDAVDLRWISALLYRNETIEETGVAAGVLNHPATGVAWLAGKLHQHGTALAAGELILAGSFTRPMWVSRGDSVLCDYGTMGTISCSFR, encoded by the coding sequence ATGCTTCCCGAGCAGACCCGCGCCGGCCTCGCCGCCGAACTCGAACGCGCCCATACCGACCGCGCCGTGCTGCCGCGCATCACGGCCCGGTACCCCGAGGCGACGGTCGAGGACTCGTACGCCATCCAGAGACTCTGGCGTGACCGCAGGATCGCGGCCGGCCGCCGCCTCGTCGGCCGCAAGATCGGCCTGACGTCCAAGGCGATGCAGGCGGCGACGGGCATCTCCGAGCCGGACTACGGCGTGATGTTCGACGACACCGTGTGGGAGAACGGCGCGATCGTGCCGTTCGACATCTTCTCCAACGTCCGCATCGAGGTCGAACTCGCCTTCCTGCTCAAGGCACCGCTGGAGGGCCCGCACTGCACGGTCTTCGACGTGCTCCGCGCGACGGAGTACGTCGTCCCGGCGCTGGAGATCCTCAACTCGCACCTCGAACTGGAGGGGCGCACGGTCGTCGACACCATCGCGGACAACGCCGCCTACGGCGGCCTGGTCCTCGGCGGCACCCCCGTCGCGCCCGATGCGGTGGACCTCCGCTGGATCTCCGCGCTGCTCTACCGCAACGAGACGATCGAGGAGACCGGCGTCGCCGCCGGTGTGCTCAACCACCCCGCCACGGGCGTCGCGTGGCTCGCCGGCAAGCTCCACCAGCACGGCACCGCGCTTGCCGCGGGGGAGCTGATCCTCGCCGGATCCTTCACCCGCCCGATGTGGGTGTCGCGCGGCGACTCGGTGCTCTGCGACTACGGAACGATGGGAACGATCTCGTGCAGCTTCCGGTGA
- a CDS encoding aldo/keto reductase yields the protein MSTLNETYTLANAVEIPRLGLGTWFIDDDKAADTVRAAVEIGYRNIDTAQAYGNERGVGEGIRTSDVAREDLFVSTKLAAEIKDYDTAAAAIDESLAKLDIGYIDLMLIHAPQPWDDFRGGDYAEGNLQAWRALEDAHKAGRIRAIGVSNFLRSDLENILANGTVAPHVNQVLLHAGNTPDELLDFCEERNVLVQAYSPIAHGTLLDSRQIKMMAQKYQVSVPQLCIRYTLQLGTQPLPKTANPAHMRSNADVGFEISEDDMAALGTLDERDYGEHSAFPVYSGK from the coding sequence ATGAGCACCCTGAACGAGACCTACACCCTTGCCAACGCCGTCGAGATCCCCAGGCTCGGACTGGGCACGTGGTTCATCGACGACGACAAAGCCGCCGACACCGTACGCGCCGCAGTCGAGATCGGCTACCGCAACATTGACACCGCACAGGCGTACGGCAACGAACGCGGCGTCGGAGAAGGCATCCGCACCTCCGACGTGGCGCGCGAGGACCTGTTCGTGTCGACGAAGCTCGCCGCCGAGATCAAGGACTACGACACGGCGGCCGCAGCGATCGACGAGTCGCTGGCCAAGCTGGACATCGGCTACATCGACCTGATGCTGATCCACGCCCCCCAACCGTGGGACGACTTCCGCGGCGGCGACTACGCCGAGGGCAACCTCCAGGCGTGGCGCGCACTGGAGGACGCCCACAAGGCAGGGAGGATCCGTGCCATCGGAGTGTCGAACTTCCTCCGGTCCGACCTGGAGAACATCCTCGCCAACGGGACCGTGGCACCGCACGTGAACCAGGTGCTCCTGCACGCCGGGAACACCCCGGACGAGCTGCTGGACTTCTGCGAGGAGCGCAACGTCCTCGTGCAGGCGTACTCGCCGATCGCCCACGGCACGCTCCTGGACAGCCGCCAGATCAAGATGATGGCCCAGAAGTACCAGGTGAGCGTCCCTCAGCTCTGCATCCGCTACACCCTGCAACTGGGCACCCAGCCGCTGCCGAAGACCGCGAACCCCGCGCACATGCGCTCCAACGCCGACGTCGGCTTCGAAATCTCCGAGGACGACATGGCCGCGCTGGGCACCCTCGACGAGCGCGACTACGGCGAGCACTCCGCCTTCCCCGTCTACAGCGGCAAGTAG
- a CDS encoding helix-turn-helix transcriptional regulator, with the protein MDNREEVREFLTSRRAKITPERAGLPSGSRRRVPGLRRSEVAALADVSVEYYSKLERGQLAGVSPVILEAVARALQLDDAERAHLLNLARAADGSDVLTRPRRRRTKDRWTPHRSLQWMLDAVTAGPALVRNGRMDVLAVNPLARAFYADLYAVPGNQLNLARFQFLDPAARRFYPDWERFADMCVPILRSEAGRNPYDKDLHDLVGELSTRSEEFRIRWGAHNVRHHGAGTKRFHHQAVGELTLAYEDLELTAEPGLTLTVYTAEPGSPSEEGLRLLASWAATQESQQIITAPATPPSPEQR; encoded by the coding sequence ATGGACAATCGTGAAGAGGTCCGCGAGTTCCTGACCTCGCGGCGCGCGAAGATCACCCCCGAGCGGGCGGGCCTTCCCTCCGGTTCCCGCCGCCGGGTGCCGGGCCTGCGGCGCAGCGAGGTCGCCGCCCTGGCCGACGTGAGCGTGGAGTACTACTCGAAGCTGGAGCGCGGCCAGCTCGCCGGCGTCTCCCCTGTGATTCTGGAGGCCGTTGCCCGTGCGCTCCAGCTCGATGACGCCGAGCGCGCCCACCTGCTGAACCTGGCACGGGCCGCTGACGGCTCCGACGTCCTCACCCGTCCCAGGCGCCGGCGTACGAAGGACCGGTGGACGCCGCACCGCAGCCTCCAGTGGATGCTGGACGCCGTCACCGCGGGCCCCGCACTCGTCCGCAACGGCCGCATGGACGTCCTGGCCGTCAACCCGCTCGCCCGCGCGTTCTACGCCGACCTGTACGCCGTCCCCGGTAACCAGCTGAATCTGGCGCGGTTCCAGTTCCTCGACCCGGCCGCCCGGCGCTTCTACCCCGACTGGGAACGCTTCGCCGATATGTGCGTGCCGATACTGCGGAGCGAGGCGGGCCGCAACCCGTACGACAAGGACCTGCACGACCTGGTCGGCGAGTTGTCCACCCGCAGCGAGGAATTCCGCATCCGCTGGGGCGCCCACAACGTCCGCCACCACGGGGCCGGCACCAAACGCTTCCACCACCAAGCCGTCGGAGAACTCACCCTTGCCTACGAGGACCTGGAACTGACCGCCGAACCCGGCCTCACCCTCACCGTCTACACCGCCGAGCCCGGCTCCCCGTCCGAGGAAGGACTACGCCTGCTCGCCTCCTGGGCCGCCACCCAGGAATCTCAGCAGATCATCACGGCACCCGCCACGCCCCCCTCCCCCGAGCAGAGGTGA
- a CDS encoding MFS transporter: MKMRIPGAIRMPRAFGLFYASFAISMIGDSFRLLAVNVWLFETTSGSIGTRLLVVLLSTLPGMLLGGISGVIADRYDKYTVLVVADLVRFAVGLGLAWCAVTENAAGALVLVAVGNGIAVFFSSSSFALLPRLVPADRLPRANGMMETGQWVMQIAGPSLAAVTLAFGGAGRAFLFDSATFAVSAVILWVLRRELTAAPAGAGTGADVSGVREAADSGGGADAKPWADFVDGIRIILQSRPIRSLLLASYGVAFLTACTNYGLIFLIARTLALGPSSLGYIYSLNGAFAVVAAVAVTALAKSAHLGRIMALSMLGLCVAQVVIGIAPNVYVLGVGVAISALSNAPYNVAVSSLYMSRIPTAYLGRVEGIDTMVDNFAHVLGFIAASLAVLWWSPRGIFLVSALAVAPCVLIAFLRVAPAGRGPEALPHGSVEDVEAKA; the protein is encoded by the coding sequence ATGAAGATGAGAATTCCCGGCGCGATACGGATGCCCCGCGCCTTCGGGCTGTTCTACGCGTCCTTCGCCATCTCGATGATCGGCGATTCATTCCGTCTTCTGGCTGTCAACGTCTGGTTGTTCGAAACGACCTCCGGTTCGATCGGTACCCGGCTGCTCGTCGTACTGCTCTCCACACTGCCGGGCATGCTGCTCGGCGGGATCTCCGGTGTCATCGCCGACCGCTACGACAAGTACACCGTGCTCGTGGTGGCGGATCTCGTCCGCTTCGCCGTTGGCCTCGGCCTGGCCTGGTGCGCCGTCACGGAGAACGCAGCTGGGGCGCTCGTGCTGGTCGCGGTAGGCAACGGCATCGCGGTGTTCTTCTCCTCGTCCTCGTTCGCCCTCCTGCCCAGACTCGTGCCGGCAGACCGGCTGCCGCGCGCCAACGGCATGATGGAAACCGGCCAGTGGGTCATGCAGATCGCGGGGCCATCGCTGGCCGCGGTGACACTCGCCTTCGGCGGCGCCGGCCGCGCCTTCCTCTTCGACAGCGCCACCTTCGCCGTCTCCGCAGTCATCCTGTGGGTCCTGCGCCGAGAACTCACCGCAGCCCCGGCCGGGGCGGGAACGGGCGCCGACGTATCCGGCGTACGCGAGGCCGCCGACTCAGGCGGCGGCGCAGACGCGAAGCCCTGGGCGGATTTCGTCGACGGCATCCGGATCATCCTGCAAAGCCGGCCCATCCGCTCCCTGCTGCTCGCTTCGTACGGGGTGGCCTTCCTGACCGCTTGCACCAACTATGGGCTGATCTTTCTGATTGCCCGGACTCTGGCGTTGGGCCCGTCCTCGCTCGGCTACATCTACTCCCTCAACGGTGCTTTCGCCGTGGTGGCAGCCGTAGCGGTGACCGCGCTGGCCAAATCCGCCCACCTCGGCAGGATCATGGCCCTGTCCATGTTGGGGCTATGTGTCGCCCAGGTGGTCATCGGTATCGCGCCGAACGTTTACGTGCTGGGCGTTGGCGTTGCGATCAGCGCCCTGTCCAACGCGCCGTACAACGTCGCAGTCAGCTCGCTCTACATGAGCAGGATCCCGACCGCCTACCTCGGGCGGGTTGAAGGCATCGACACGATGGTCGACAACTTTGCCCATGTACTCGGCTTCATTGCAGCCTCGTTGGCCGTCCTGTGGTGGAGTCCGCGCGGAATCTTCCTGGTATCGGCCCTGGCCGTGGCACCGTGCGTACTTATCGCATTCCTCAGGGTTGCCCCAGCCGGCCGGGGCCCGGAAGCACTGCCACACGGAAGCGTCGAGGATGTCGAGGCGAAGGCATAG
- a CDS encoding GntR family transcriptional regulator — protein MTRTRPAPATSKSQTAQEWIRGQITSGAFGPGYRLVLSTLATRLGMSVVPVREAISHLTAEGLVTFERNVGASVAMADPDRYIQAMEVITVLESAATALAAPHLTRRDLAHARELNAAMRAGLGDFDSRRFSALNQEFHHALYSRCPNPRLLETVEAEWSRLGHLRDSIFGFVPHRPRESVCEHDDLLDLIEEGGTPDRIEQAVRRHRTGSLKAFRHGTHGPSDHRADQGN, from the coding sequence GTGACCCGGACCCGGCCGGCACCGGCCACGAGCAAGTCGCAGACCGCCCAGGAGTGGATCCGCGGGCAGATCACGTCCGGGGCGTTCGGCCCCGGCTACCGCCTCGTCCTGTCGACGCTGGCCACGCGGCTCGGCATGAGCGTGGTGCCGGTCCGGGAGGCCATCAGCCACCTCACGGCCGAGGGCCTGGTGACCTTCGAGCGCAACGTCGGCGCGAGCGTGGCCATGGCCGACCCGGACCGCTACATCCAAGCGATGGAGGTCATCACCGTATTGGAGAGCGCGGCTACAGCGCTCGCCGCGCCGCACCTCACCCGGCGGGACCTGGCACACGCCCGGGAACTCAACGCGGCGATGCGCGCGGGGCTCGGCGACTTCGACTCCCGGCGCTTCAGCGCGCTCAACCAGGAGTTCCACCACGCCCTCTACTCCAGGTGCCCCAACCCACGGCTCCTGGAGACGGTCGAGGCGGAGTGGTCCCGGCTGGGCCACCTGCGTGACTCGATCTTCGGATTCGTGCCCCACCGTCCCCGGGAATCGGTGTGCGAGCACGACGACCTGCTCGACCTCATCGAAGAGGGCGGGACGCCCGACCGGATCGAGCAGGCCGTACGCCGCCACCGGACCGGCTCTCTCAAGGCCTTCCGTCACGGTACCCACGGCCCCTCCGACCACCGCGCCGACCAAGGAAACTGA
- a CDS encoding helix-turn-helix transcriptional regulator — translation MASQSANSEGAELGRFLRARRTQTSPGHVGLTVGAGIRRTPGLRREELATLAGISIDYYVRLERGKETRPSPAVLDSLARALHMDDQEHQHLRELAARAARYAPEPPPAPSRTVRPHLKLLLESLRPNPAYVISRSMDMLAWNPGGLALYAGLEDWPAKHRNLARYLFLHPASRDLFTDWDRQITACVARLRAVAGTAPDAPDLTNLVGELLLKSPDFARLWERYEVTGRKPTRKTFHHPRVGTLTLTSQSMHLEGTPGQRIGVYTAEPGTPDHDAVLLLDMTAPAAAPHQEVPSTSS, via the coding sequence ATGGCATCCCAGAGCGCGAACAGCGAGGGCGCCGAGCTGGGCCGTTTCCTGCGCGCCCGCCGCACCCAGACAAGCCCCGGACACGTCGGCCTCACCGTCGGCGCCGGCATCCGTCGCACACCCGGCCTGCGCCGCGAGGAGCTGGCCACCCTCGCCGGCATCAGCATCGACTACTACGTGCGGCTGGAACGCGGCAAGGAAACCCGCCCCAGCCCCGCCGTCCTCGACTCCCTCGCCCGCGCCCTGCACATGGACGACCAGGAACACCAGCACCTGCGCGAGCTCGCCGCGCGGGCCGCCCGCTACGCCCCCGAGCCGCCCCCGGCCCCCAGCCGCACCGTGCGCCCCCACCTGAAGCTGCTGCTGGAGTCCCTGCGCCCGAACCCCGCCTACGTCATCAGCCGCAGCATGGACATGCTGGCCTGGAACCCCGGCGGCCTCGCCCTGTACGCGGGGCTGGAGGACTGGCCGGCGAAACACCGTAACCTCGCCCGCTACCTCTTCCTCCACCCGGCCTCGCGGGACCTCTTCACCGACTGGGACCGTCAGATCACCGCCTGCGTCGCCCGCCTGCGCGCCGTAGCCGGGACCGCTCCCGACGCCCCGGACCTGACCAACCTCGTCGGCGAACTCCTCCTCAAGAGCCCCGACTTCGCCCGGCTGTGGGAACGCTACGAGGTCACCGGCCGCAAGCCCACGCGGAAGACCTTCCACCACCCCCGCGTCGGCACCCTCACGCTCACCTCCCAGTCCATGCACCTGGAGGGGACTCCCGGCCAGCGCATCGGCGTCTACACCGCCGAACCCGGCACCCCCGACCACGACGCCGTGCTCCTGCTCGACATGACCGCGCCCGCAGCCGCACCCCACCAGGAGGTCCCGAGTACATCCTCCTGA
- a CDS encoding DUF3500 domain-containing protein translates to MSAASDEDIDGFFTTARTSGREEAVQLTDESYRTFLPDPDDPQLAEVRGMTYEEFAQNRYQAPFLRDLLSYWDGLYREPFIGLTSDGAVREGLYALPGTPPPDPGDGPCEAAARFLGMLTPGELDAVRYAMDAPQWRAWSNPEFMVYRVGLRMEVLADDKRSAIHAILRASLSPEGYAQVSGAMELNGHLGELVGLPAVMNRHSYWFSLFGDPSSGIRGEPWGWQLFGHHVAVNFVSVGGRHVIAPVFLGGEPALMDDEGHDREPLFATRERLALELAGSLTDAQRARAVVYASVLDPAMPEGRVHPADERHVAGAFRDNRVVPYEGITAGQLDEAQRDLLRRVVADFLHLMAEEQRELALAEYEAHTDETWFSWYGATDGSQPFYFRIHSPVLIAEFDDHAGVWLRNKLPARFHVHTTLRHPNGNDYAKALIAQWRERGE, encoded by the coding sequence ATGAGTGCCGCATCCGACGAGGACATCGACGGCTTCTTCACGACCGCCCGCACGTCGGGCCGTGAGGAGGCGGTCCAGCTCACCGACGAGAGCTACCGCACCTTCCTGCCCGACCCCGACGATCCCCAGCTCGCCGAGGTACGCGGGATGACCTACGAGGAGTTCGCCCAGAACCGCTACCAGGCGCCCTTCCTGCGTGACCTCCTCTCCTACTGGGACGGCCTCTACCGGGAGCCGTTCATCGGCCTCACCTCCGACGGCGCGGTGCGCGAGGGCCTCTACGCCCTGCCGGGCACCCCGCCGCCGGACCCCGGGGACGGGCCCTGTGAGGCAGCCGCCCGCTTCCTCGGGATGCTCACCCCCGGTGAGCTGGACGCGGTGCGTTACGCCATGGACGCACCGCAGTGGCGGGCGTGGAGCAACCCCGAGTTCATGGTCTACCGCGTGGGGCTGCGCATGGAGGTGCTGGCCGACGACAAGCGGTCGGCGATCCACGCCATCCTCCGCGCCTCGCTGAGCCCGGAGGGCTACGCCCAGGTCTCGGGTGCGATGGAACTCAACGGCCACCTCGGCGAGCTGGTCGGTCTGCCCGCGGTCATGAACCGGCACAGCTACTGGTTCTCCCTCTTCGGCGACCCGTCCTCGGGCATCCGGGGCGAACCGTGGGGCTGGCAGCTCTTCGGCCACCACGTGGCCGTCAACTTCGTCTCCGTGGGCGGCAGACACGTCATCGCACCCGTCTTTCTCGGGGGCGAGCCGGCGCTGATGGACGACGAGGGCCACGACCGGGAGCCGCTCTTCGCCACGCGCGAGCGACTCGCTCTCGAACTGGCCGGCTCCCTGACGGACGCCCAGCGCGCCCGCGCCGTCGTCTACGCCTCCGTCCTGGACCCGGCGATGCCGGAGGGCCGGGTGCACCCGGCCGACGAGCGGCACGTCGCGGGCGCGTTCCGCGACAACCGGGTAGTCCCCTACGAGGGCATCACCGCGGGGCAGCTCGACGAGGCCCAGCGCGATCTGCTCCGCCGCGTCGTCGCCGACTTCCTGCACCTGATGGCCGAGGAGCAGCGCGAGCTCGCCCTGGCGGAGTACGAGGCGCACACCGACGAGACGTGGTTCTCCTGGTACGGCGCGACGGACGGCTCGCAGCCGTTCTACTTCCGGATCCACAGCCCGGTGCTGATCGCTGAATTCGACGACCACGCCGGGGTGTGGCTGCGCAACAAGCTGCCCGCTCGGTTCCACGTGCACACGACACTCCGGCACCCCAACGGCAACGACTACGCCAAGGCGCTCATCGCGCAGTGGCGAGAGCGGGGCGAGTGA